Proteins found in one Neurospora crassa OR74A linkage group II, whole genome shotgun sequence genomic segment:
- a CDS encoding stage V sporulation protein K, with amino-acid sequence MASTVRQTRLKTIFKAIVLGERKVNSSHDAQLFLEAVRSQEPPSACVEMIVSHPAGLDAVRNSVRSNLSESFILSHTLPFLEFLSDPGIKSLADGELLAQLLIVVANPPTLWKVLVKLFNGHQLPPDKVRAFAWLALELLSLPLHADVDVLEEVQAIVEEKSLLKAQDHSARELGYRLEKVLQLRSSSKPSVQAANGPGGRHDNDCDVFRKIAIYPTTDEFLSNQQPFYRTAFEVAESPLDRRPAIHLDNQFRLLREDMLAELRDDLQAAMDTKKTKKSSLTIGKLQPVALDLTDINPSGKGLKFKPCTLLVRCYHGLGFLNKMDPETLKKYLRENPRFLKHQSFGALTRGKEVIAFAFVDRDRNNELLFESPPIVCLQFADPSSLKRALLALKMPNAQDVVQFTLVDTPVFAYEPVLAGLQAITELPLQDLLINPSGASLAFAGIPKLQTFVSALKSARSRMVMGEGEAVRIEESITVDLAQLESILHALTKPITLIQGPPGTGKSFIGAQIAKYLHKAGQRILVLSYTNHALDQFLEDLLDVKIPEQDIVRLGAKAKSTVRVVPLLLSEQKGGYRRTRDAWGMIDLLRQKAASSAQELQTAFKTYGKVRAGWAEVSEFLEFLDDPHPFYEALLVPTENSGWTRTGKKGKQAGPDYLFQRWVKGDDPGIFKMQIPETSHVVWQMSLPERLSHLDRWTKELVEERLATIEELARQYNEAQSKVDAQFNDADAHTMRQKRVIGCTTTGAAKYSSLIRAATPDVILVEEAGEILESHVLTALAPSVKQLILIGDHKQLRPKINNYALSVEKGDGYDLNRSLFERLIMQGAPHTTLQKQHRMVPEISMIPRALTYPDLLDGPKTSGRPRIRGLQDHVVFVNHGKLEDTDKGLRERRDPGAKESKKNTFEAQMVLECIKFFGQQGYSADKIVILTPYLGQLRVLQDLLRENQHDPALSEMDKLELLRAGLLSKAAAKVDEKPLRVSTIDNYQGEENDIVIASLTRSNESGDIGFMSAPERLNVLITRARNCLVLIGNMGTFMSSKKGGSTWRPFFELMKSRNHLYDGLPVRCEKHPEKTALLKEPIDFMKFCPDGGCTEPCDAILKCGMHKCKSRCHRVVDHSQAPCHEIMVKTCERNHKLKVSCDRQKDNCRECIKEDKEQERRIKRDLQLEEDRLRKEEAHRKSLQELDDELDHLRRINKYLSDEQVREQTLEQRRQEVAALKDAQIRAQEQAEKRVEITRRVAEKAKRRAEQNTNGGEKADPQDPLSDLPDTAEGEWKYLKELEGASSKPMDTLMSMIGLEEVKQKFLDIKSKVDTAVRQGISLSKERYSCSMLGNPGTGKTTVARLYAEFLSDVGVIPGHCFKETTGAGLANLRVDGCKKLIDEILNEGGGVLFIDEAYQLTSGNNPGGGSVLDYLLAEIENLRGKVVFVLAGYNKQMESFYAHNPGLPSRFPVEMKFADYTDDELLRIFELKVNHKYSGAMDCEDGLQGLYCRIISRRIGYGRGKEGFGNARTVENTLDIISTRQANRIRRERKAKKPDIDDLFFTKEDLIGSEPAEALQKCHAWKKLQNLIGLASVKEAVKALVDSIQQNYKRELAEQPPIQYSLNKVFLGNPGTGKTTVAKLYGEILVTLGLLSKGEVVVKNPSDFVGGALGQSEQQTKGILAATLGKVLVIDEAYGLYGGGSTSDPYKTAVIDTIVAEVQSVPGDDRCVLLLGYKDQMENMFQNVNPGLARRFPIASGFNFEDFSDEELRKIFDLKIKQQGYLASPKATAVALDILKRARNRPNFGNAGEIDILLDATKARHQRRFSKGQAHSETLEPQDFDPDFDRASRSETNIQKLFEGSVGSEDVVTLLERYQETVRTFKSLDMDPKENIPFNFLFRGPPGTGKTTTAKKMGKVFYDMGFLSTAEVVECSATDMIGQYVGQTGPKVTSLLDKALGRVLFIDEAYRLADGPYAKEAMDELVDSVTKDRYYKKLIIILAGYEADINRLMSVNTGLTSRFPEVVNFRALSPEECIQLLSKLLEKQQDALKSKGKELDLSCLTNPKPAFKKSMVSYFAELTTQSNWASARDVQSLAKNMFNRVLRCKEGLARGCIVLTEEIIRQELEAVMTERASRSNAAAAASGAPTGLPDALQQFFQPPPQTRPPPFNISTATSTSFAQEQSRVVEEIFSEDEEEDQEPAPAPVEMRKEAADSNSKYGAQRDAGVSDAVWEQLQRDRKAEEEREEEYERLKEEAKKASDAARDRILKKLLEEEARRKKEEEMQMKLKMMGVCPVGYHWIKQSGGYRCAGGSHWMSDADLGMK; translated from the exons ATGGCATCAACCGTACGCCAAACCCGGCTCAAAACCATCTTCAAGGCCATAGTTCTTGGTGAGCGCAAGGTCAACAGCTCTCATGATGCGCAGCTCTTCCTTGAAGCTGTACGGTCTCAAGAGCCTCCAAGCGCGTGCGTCGAGATGATAGTTTCTCATCCAGCTGGCCTGGATGCGGTCCGAAACTCGGTCCGGAGCAACCTGTCTGAATCCTTCATCCTGTCACACACCCTACCCTTCTTGGAATTCTTGTCCGACCCCGGCATCAAATCTCTGGCTGATGGCGAACTGCTTGCCCAACTGCTTATCGTCGTCGCCAACCCGCCCACCCTCTGGAAAGTCCTAGTGAAACTCTTCAACGGCCATCAGCTGCCTCCGGATAAAGTTCGCGCTTTTGCATGGCTTGCGCTGGAGCTCCTGTCACTCCCTCTACACGCCGACGTTGATGTGCTGGAGGAGGTACAGGCCATCGTTGAGGAAAAAAGCCTCCTCAAAGCCCAAGACCATTCTGCTCGCGAGCTTGGGTATCGCCTCGAAAAGGTCCTGCAACTACGCTCCTCATCCAAGCCTTCCGTGCAGGCGGCCAATGGTCCGGGCGGACGTCATGACAATGATTGTGATGTCTTCAGGAAGATTGCCATCTATCCTACCACCGATGAGTTCCTGTCAAACCAACAGCCCTTCTATCGAACAGCATTTGAGGTTGCCGAGAGTCCGTTAGACAGACGTCCGGCTATTCATCTGGACAACCAGTTCCGCTTGCTAAGGGAGGACATGCTGGCCGAACTACGGGACGACCTTCAAGCGGCCATGGACACCAAAAAGACGAAAAAGTCTTCACTCACCATTGGCAAGCTGCAACCCGTGGCTCTGGATCTGACGGATATAAACCCATCTGGAAAGGGACTAAAATTCAAGCCGTGCACCCTCCTGGTCCGCTGTTACCACGGCTTGGGGTTTCTAAACAAAATGGATCCAGAAACGCTAAAGAAATATCTCAGGGAAAATCCACGCTTTCTCAAGCATCAATCGTTCGGTGCTTTGACGCGAGGGAAGGAGGTCATTGCCTTTGCCTTTGTTGATCGAGACAGAAACAATGAGCTCCTTTTTGAGTCTCCCCCCATTGTATGCCTTCAATTTGCCGACCCTAGCAGCCTCAAGAGAGCATTGCTGGCGCTTAAAATGCCAAACGCCCAGGATGTCGTTCAGTTTACCTTGGTCGACACGCCCGTGTTTGCCTATGAGCCTGTCCTAGCTGGCCTGCAAGCGATCACAGAGCTTCCATTGCAGGACCTTCTCATCAATCCTTCAGGTGCCAGCTTGGCTTTCGCCGGGATACCGAAACTGCAGACCTTTGTATCGGCACTCAAGTCAGCAAGATCGAGAATGGTGATGGGCGAGGGCGAAGCTGTGCGCATAGAGGAATCTATCACTGTCGATCTGGCCCAGCTCGAATCGATTCTCCATGCCTTGACCAAGCCGATAACCCTCATTCAAGGACCCCCAG GTACGGGAAAGTCGTTCATTGGTGCACAAATTGCCAAATACTTGCACAAAGCTGGGCAACGCATTCTCGTCCTCAGCTACACAAACCATGCCCTTGACCAGTTTCTAGAGGACCTGCTCGACGTCAAGATCCCGGAGCAGGATATTGTCCGCTTGGGAGCCAAGGCCAAGTCCACGGTCAGGGTGGTCCCTCTACTTCTTTCGGAACAAAAGGGTGGTTATCGGCGTACTCGGGATGCTTGGGGGATGATCGATCTCCTAAGGCAAAAAGCCGCATCTTCCGCTCAGGAGCTTCAAACCGCCTTTAAAACCTATGGGAAGGTTCGCGCTGGTTGGGCCGAAGTCTCGGAGTTTCTTGAATTCCTAGACGACCCGCACCCCTTTTATGAAGCCCTTCTTGTTCCCACCGAAAACAGTGGCTGGACGCGGACagggaaaaagggaaaacagGCAGGACCGGACTATCTCTTTCAGCGGTGGGTCAAAGGAGACGACCCCGGCATCTTTAAGATGCAAATTCCCGAGACTTCACACGTTGTTTGGCAAATGTCTCTTCCCGAGCGACTAAGCCATCTGGATAGGTGGACCAAAGAGCTGGTCGAAGAGCGCCTGGCGACTATTGAGGAGCTTGCTCGGCAATACAACGAAGCCCAGAGCAAAGTTGACGCCCAGTTCAATGACGCGGATGCACATACCATGCGTCAGAAGAGAGTTATTGGCTGTACCACCACGGGCGCTGCCAAGTATTCGAGTCTCATCCGGGCCGCCACACCTGATGTGATTCTCGTTGAGGAAGCAGGCGAGATCTTGGAGAGTCACGTACTCACCGCCCTTGCCCCCTCGGTGAAGCAGTTGATTCTCATTGGTGACCACAAGCAACTCAGACCAAAGATCAACAACTACGCTCTTTCTGTGGAAAAGGGTGACGGCTATGATCTGAACCGGTCCCTGTTCGAACGCCTTATTATGCAAGGTGCACCTCATACTACCCTGCAAAAGCAACATCGCATGGTTCCGGAGATCTCCATGATACCGCGCGCGTTAACCTACCCGGATCTACTTGATGGCCCCAAGACGAGTGGCAGACCGCGGATCCGCGGGCTCCAAGACCACGTTGTGTTCGTGAATCACGGAAAGCTGGAAGATACAGACAAGGGCCTCCGAGAACGCCGTGATCCCGGAGCGAAAGAGAGCAAGAAGAATACGTTTGAAGCTCAAATGGTTCTCGAGTGTATCAAGTTCTTTGGCCAGCAAGGCTACTCCGCTGACAAAATTGTTATCCTCACGCCATATCTGGGGCAGCTCCGAGTTCTTCAAGATCTATTACGAGAGAACCAGCACGATCCGGCACTGAGTGAAATGGACAAGTTGGAGCTTCTGAGAGCTGGTCTTTTGAGTAAGGCGGCCGCCAAAGTTGATGAGAAGCCCCTTCGTGTGTCCACAATTG ACAACTACCAGGGCGAGGAAAATGACATTGTCATTGCTTCACTTACACGGAGTAATGAGTCAGGTGATATCGGATTTATGTCAGCCCCGGAGCGTCTGAACGTCCTTATTACCAGAGCAAGGAACTGTCTGGTGCTAATCGGCAACATGGGCACCTTCATGAGCAGCAAGAAGGGCGGGTCGACCTGGCGTCCGTTCTTTGAATTGATGAAAAGCCGTAATCATCTGTACGACGGTCTTCCTGTCAGGTGTGAAAAACACCCCGAAAAGACCGCTCTCTTGAAGGAGCCCATCGATTTCATGAAGTTCTGTCCCGATGGAGGATGTACAGAGCCATG TGACGCAATACTTAAATGCGGAATGCACAAGTGCAAATCCCGTTGTCATCGTGTTGTTGATCACAGCCAAGCTCCGTGCCATGAAATCATGGTCAAGACGTGCGAAAGAAACCACAAGCTCAAGGTGAGCTGTGACAGGCAGAAGGATAACTGCCGCGAGTGCATCAAAGAGGACAAAGAGCAAGAACGAAGGATCAAAAGAGACCTCCAACTTGAAGAAGATCGTTTGcgcaaagaagaagcccaCCGCAAAAGTCTTCAAGAGCTCGATGATGAGCTCGATCATCTGCGCCGAATCAACAAATATTTGTCAGATGAGCAGGTTAGAGAACAGACACTAGAACAGCGCCGCCAGGAGGTTGCAGCCCTGAAAGATGCCCAAATACGGGCACAAGAACAGGCAGAAAAACGGGTTGAGATAACTCGCCGGGTTGCTGAGAAAGCCAAGCGTCGGGCCGAGCAAAATACCAACGGGGGAGAAAAGGCTGATCCGCAAGATCCGCTCAGTGACCTTCCTGATACCGCCGAGGGCGAGTGGAAGTATCTCAAGGAGCTTGAAGGGGCATCCAGTAAGCCAATGGACACGCTCATGTCCATGATAGGGCTAGAAGAGGTCAAGCAGAAGTTCCTAGACATCAAGTCCAAGGTCGACACGGCCGTTCGTCAGGGTATCTCCCTTAGCAAGGAGCGTTATAGCTGCTCTATGCTGGGGAATCCTGGCACAG GGAAAACCACTGTTGCGCGACTCTATGCCGAGTTCTTGTCTGATGTCGGGGTAATTCCTGGACACTGTTTCAAGGAAACCACAGGCGCAGGGTTAGCTAATCTAAGGGTAGACGGCTGTAAGAAGCTGATTGATGAGATTCTCAACGAAGGTGGAGGAGTACTCTTCATCGACGAGGCGTACCAGCTCACATCTGGTAATAACCCTGGCGGTGGGAGCGTGTTGGATTATCTCCTGGCCGAAATCGAAAACCTAAGAGGCAAGGTTGTCTTCGTTCTCGCCGGCTACAACAAGCAGATGGAGAGCTTCTATGCCCACAACCCGGGCCTTCCCAGCCGCTTCCCGGTTGAGATGAAGTTCGCAGACTATACGGACGACGAACTGCTCCGAATCTTCGAACTCAAGGTCAATCACAAGTACAGTGGCGCCATGGATTGTGAGGATGGCCTTCAAGGGCTGTACTGTCGCATAATCTCAAGGAGAATTGGCTACGGTCGCGGCAAAGAAGGCTTTGGAAATGCACGCACGGTCGAGAACACATTGGACATCATTTCTACACGACAGGCGAACAGGATAAGGCGGGAACGCAAAGCCAAGAAGCCGGACATTGACGATCTCTTTTTCACCAAGGAGGATCTTATCGGTTCTGAACCTGCTGAAGCTCTACAGAAGTGCCATGCCTGGAAGAAACTGCAGAATCTTATCGGTCTTGCCTCCGTCAAGGAAGCCGTCAAAGCGCTTGTCGATAGCATCCAGCAAAACTACAAGAGAGAGTTAGCCGAGCAGCCGCCCATTCAGTACTCCCTCAACAAGGTTTTCCTTGGGAATCCGGGAACGGGAAAGACGACGGTAGCCAAGTTATACGGAGAGATCCTCGTTACACTCGGATTACTTTCCAAAGGTGAAG TGGTCGTCAAGAACCCGTCTGATTTTGTCGGCGGCGCCCTTGGGCAGTCCGAACAGCAAACCAAAGGTATCCTCGCTGCCACTTTGGGTAAAgtcctcgtcatcgacgAGGCTTATGGTCTCTATGGAGGGGGATCTACTTCTGACCCATACAAGACGGCCGTCATAGACACCATTGTGGCAGAGGTCCAAAGCGTACCGGGCGATGACCGGTGCGTGTTACTGCTTGGGTACAAGGACCAGATGGAGAACATGTTCCAGAACGTCAACCCAGGACTTGCCCGCCGGTTTCCTATTGCTTCAGGATTCAACTTTGAAGATTTCTCGGATGAGGAGCTCCGCAAGATCTTTGATCTCAAGATCAAGCAGCAAGGATATCTTGCTTCTCCAAAGGCAACGGCTGTGGCATTGGACATCTTGAAGAGGGCACGGAACCGGCCAAACTTTGGCAACGCTGGTGAAATTGATATCTTGCTGGACGCTACAAAGGCCCGTCATCAGCGACGGTTCTCGAAGGGGCAAGCACATTCAGAGACGCTTGAGCCTCAAGATTTCGATCCAGACTTTGACAGGGCGTCGAGGTCGGAAACCAACATCCAGAAGCTTTTCGAGGGCTCAGTGGGCTCTGAGGATGTTGTCACTCTTCTGGAGCGTTACCAGGAGACCGTACGAACGTTCAAGTCCCTGGACATGGATCCAAAGGAGAATATCCCATTCAACTTCCTCTTCAGAGGGCCTCCAGGAACCGGCAAGACTACCACTGCCAAGAAAATGGGCAAGGTCTTTTATGACATGGGCTTCTTGTCGACCGCTGAGGTGGTTGAATGTTCTGCCACTGACATGATCGGCCAGTACGTTGGGCAGACTGGCCCGAAGGTGACTAGCCTTTTGGACAAGGCGCTTGGGAGAGTCCTATTCATTGACGAGGCGTATCGACTGGCCGATGGACCGTATGCCAAGGAGGCGATGGATGAGCTGGTTGATTCTGTTACCAAGGACCGGTACTACAAGAAGCTGATTATCATCCTCGCGGGCTACGAGGCGGACATCAATCGGTTGATGTCAGTCAATACTGGCCTAACATCCCGTTTCCCTGAGGTGGTCAACTTCCGAGCGCTGTCCCCAGAAGAATGCATTCAACTGCTTAGCAAACTGCTTGAGAAGCAACAAGATGCCCTTAAGTCCAAAGGCAAGGAGCTGGACCTCTCCTGCTTGACGAACCCGAAACCTGCCTTCAAGAAATCGATGGTGTCCTACTTCGCTGAGCTAACCACGCAATCCAACTGGGCCAGCGCACGTGATGTCCAGAGCCTCGCGAAGAACATGTTCAACAGAGTCCTGCGCTGCAAGGAAGGCTTGGCGAGGGGGTGCATCGTGCTCACAGAGGAAATCATCAGGCAGGAACTTGAGGCGGTCATGACTGAGCGGGCTTCGCGGAGCAATGCCGCGGCGGCAGCAAGTGGCGCGCCAACTGGATTGCCTGATGCCTTGCAGCAGTTCTTCCAGCCTCCACCTCAAACGCGGCCACCACCGTTCAACATCTCCACggccacttccacttcattTGCACAAGAGCAATCCCGCGTCGTCGAAGAGATATTCtcggaagatgaagaggaagatcaGGAGCCTGCGCCCGCTCCCGTGGAGATGAGAAAGGAAGCAGCCGACTCCAACTCCAAGTACGGAGCCCAGCGCGACGCAGGAGTGAGTGACGCAGTCTGGGAGCAGCTTCAGCGCGATCgtaaggccgaggaggagcgggaagAGGAATATGAGCGACTGAAGGAGGAAGCGAAAAAGGCTTCGGATGCGGCCAGGGACAGAATCTTGAAGAAGCTattggaggaagaagcgaggaggaagaaggaggaagagatgcAGATGAAGTTGAAGATGATGGGAGTTTGTCCGGTGGGGTATCATTGGATTAAGCAATCAGGCGGGTATAGGTGCGCTGGAGGAAGCCATTGGATGAGTGATGCTGATCTGGGGATGAAGTGA
- a CDS encoding hexose carrier protein — protein sequence MFKLSPYTTTMGLSGLPLNFAVAGIAAMAFWLFGYDMSVMGGVITESPFTSVFPSMEDPNIQGIVIAAFELGALVGALACLDIGDRLGRRSTVWFGMLFMLVGGILQCAAWHVGQLATGRVISGIGLGLQVATVPSWQAECAKPHSRGRWVMIEGGLQTFGVACGQLIGYGFFFVKGQAQWRVPVGIQLIPAFIVFIFINFLPESPRWLIKHGRIDEATHNLAKLRGLSPDDPLLLAERDAIIASYEAQSQMAVFSYKELFDNGPTKTLYRVAIGTFFQAAQQLSGINMVSTYANKILQESFNLSPSMSHLIAAMGGLEYALCSLLSVLLIEGLGRRRSFMITAAGMAVCFAIIAGLTSTADRTCQLVAAGFLFLFNTFFGLAWVGGPFLYSAEIAPLRCRSQANAIASAGNWLFCFIVVMIIPPALANIGWKTYIIFAVFNFLFVPIIYFFCVETKKRSLEELDVIFAAGGNPVRQEKSMPHNLSIEESRRVLGLGDRTADVVVDVFEHDSSKSEKEAV from the exons ATGTTCAAGTTGAGTCCGTACACGACAACCATGGGGTTGAGCGGGCTGCCGCTCAACTTTGCGGTCGCCGGCATTGCTGCCATGGCCTTCTGGCTGTTTGG GTACGACATGTCAGTAATG GGTGGTGTCATCACCGAGAGCCCATTCACCTCCGTCTTTCCCTCGATGGAAGACCCAAACATCCAGGGCATTGTCATTGCTGCCTTTGAACTCGGGGCCTTGGTCGGAGCCCTGGCATGTCTCGACATTGGTGATCGCCTGGGGAGACGGTCAACTGTCTGGTTCGGCATGCTTTTCATGTTGGTCGGCGGTATTCTTCAATGCGCTGCCTGGCACGTCGGTCAGCTAGCCACTGGACGTGTCATCAGCGGTATTGGTCTCGGTCTACAGGTTGCTACCGTGCCGTCGTGGCAAGCCGAGTGTGCGAAGCCGCATAGTAGAGGACGATGGG TGATGATCGAGGGCGGCCTTCAAACTTTCGGCGTTGCTTGTGGACAATTAATCGGATacggcttcttctttgtcAAAGGACAAGCGCAATGGCGTGTGCCAGTCGGCATTCAGCTCATCCCAGCCttcatcgtcttcatcttTATCAACTTCCTCCCCGAGTCTCCCAGATGGCTCATCAAGCACGGAAGGATTGACGAG GCCACCCACAACCTCGCCAAACTTCGCGGTCTCTCCCCCGACGAcccactcctcctcgccgagCGCGACGCCATCATCGCCTCCTACGAAGCCCAATCCCAAATGGCCGTCTTCTCCTACAAGGAGCTCTTCGACAACGGCCCCACCAAGACTCTCTACCGCGTCGCCATCGGCACCTTCTTCCAAGCCGCCCAGCAGTTGTCAGGTATCAACATGGTCTCCACCTACGCCAACAAGATCCTCCAAGAGTCCTTCAATTTGTCTCCCAGCATGTCGCACCTCATCGCCGCCATGGGCGGTCTCGAATACGCTTTGTGCTCGCTCCTCTCCGTGTTGCTTATCGAGGGTCTCGGTCGCCGTCGGTCCTTCATGATCACCGCGGCGGGCATGGCCGTTTGCTTCGCCATCATTGCCGGGCTGACTAGCACCGCTGATAGGACGTGTCAGCTTGTGGCTGCGGgattcctctttctctttaaCACGTTCTTTGGTCTCGCCTGGGTTGGCGGACCGTTCCTCTACAGTGCGGAGATTGCACCTTTGCGATGCCGCTCGCAGGCCAATGCCATCGCTAGCGCTGGTAACTGGTTGTTTTGCTTTATCGTCGTCATGATCATCCCCCCTGCTTTGGCGAACATTGGGTGGAAGACT TACATCATCTTCGCCGTCTtcaacttcctcttcgtccctattatttacttcttcTGTGTCGAGACCAAGAAACGCTCGCTGGAGGAACTCGACGTCATTTTCGCGGCGGGCGGAAACCCCGTCAGGCAGGAGAAGAGCATGCCGCATAACTTGTCCATCGAGGAGTCCAGGCGCGTTCTCGGTCTGGGTGACCGTACTGCCGATGTGGTAGTGGACGTCTTTGAGCACGATAGCAGCAAGtcggagaaggaggctgtTTAA